Proteins co-encoded in one Streptomyces roseochromogenus subsp. oscitans DS 12.976 genomic window:
- a CDS encoding papain-like cysteine protease family protein → MSSTTRGRRRLAKAVLAAVAVLTPALVPTATAHATPNPAPNAAPHSAPYAAPRATARPAAPAVKRLNITMQAQQNSNWCWAASGDTIASWFGRNYTQNQFCDAAFNRPQGSTCGNWQAALDDVQNAFDWMGINPGTYVSGYLRYGTVQNEINADRPIETRIEWSSGGGHMHVLYGYDTSANQVYWGDPWPSNYRYNWGDYDYYVSNNSFTWTHSLYRIGA, encoded by the coding sequence ATGTCCAGTACCACCCGGGGCCGTAGACGGCTGGCGAAAGCGGTCCTCGCGGCCGTCGCCGTCCTGACGCCCGCCCTCGTGCCGACGGCCACCGCTCACGCCACCCCGAACCCCGCCCCGAATGCCGCCCCGCATTCCGCTCCGTACGCCGCTCCTCGGGCCACAGCTCGCCCCGCCGCTCCCGCCGTCAAGCGCCTCAACATCACCATGCAGGCGCAGCAGAACAGCAACTGGTGCTGGGCGGCCAGCGGCGACACCATCGCGTCGTGGTTCGGGCGCAACTACACCCAGAACCAGTTCTGCGATGCCGCTTTCAACCGGCCCCAGGGCAGCACCTGCGGCAACTGGCAGGCGGCGTTGGACGACGTACAGAACGCCTTCGACTGGATGGGCATCAACCCCGGTACATACGTGAGCGGTTATCTGCGCTACGGCACCGTGCAGAACGAGATCAACGCCGACCGCCCCATCGAGACGCGCATCGAGTGGAGCTCCGGGGGCGGGCACATGCATGTGCTGTACGGCTACGACACCTCCGCCAACCAAGTCTACTGGGGCGACCCGTGGCCCTCCAACTACCGCTACAACTGGGGGGATTACGACTACTACGTGAGCAACAACTCGTTCACGTGGACCCACTCGCTCTACAGGATCGGAGCGTGA
- a CDS encoding amino acid adenylation domain-containing protein: MKTASALKSGTPLTGLCLPGLVARQAALRPEATAVTFRGERLSYRELDRQSRDLGARLARLGVGPDTCVGLFTEPSLDLMTGVWGILGAGAAYLPLSPDYPEDRLRYMIEDSGASVIVTQEHLRERLAALAPRHVLVLTPAEVTPGPAGRTALPGRQPGHLAYVIYTSGSTGRPKGVGIENRAIAGQLRWLASRGYLGPRVTILQKTPMSFDAAQWEILAPAAGTHVVMGTPGIHRDPQAIVEAVRTHGVTHLQCVPTLLQALLDTEEFTSCSSLRRVFSGGEALTHKLARDFFHGLPGASLVNLYGPTETTINATFHEVDPAAIDGGTSRTVPIGVPVDDVSAYVLDENLAPVATGVAGELYLGGAQLARGYLGHPEQTLERFVASPFEPGERLYRTGDVCLWNPDGTLQFAGRADNQVKLRGYRVELEEVASRIEEHTWVRRAAAIVTDDPRTGHPALIACVELDPRTAAVMDQGSHAAHHQSKASKLQVKAQLSNPGLREPTELAGRPAIALPGHTETPEQRRETFARKTYRFYDGGPVTREDLLTVLAPRPVPAHSRPLSELTPAELGRILRWFGQFHSEERLLPKYSYASPGALYATQLYIESGGVAGLVPGVYYYHPVDHGLVRVGDGTGHCPDGGLLAHFLGKRRAIEPVYRTNIQEVLEFETGHMVGVFEEVLPSHGLTIAPLGHFPPVKDVLDVAEEDHYLGTFEITANDGRPRQDPTELYVQAHPGRVEGLPGGQYRYRDGALERIGDDLIEVRHVIAINQGVYDRASFGISAVSRALDPWLEYIALGTRMHHFQRTPGFGFMSSGYSSKSGHPLPAARRLDDILGSAGILGGPSYFFLGGRVSDEQVTGEGMYEDAVHTKGPAEMIRDELARSLPDFMLPNRVLVLDALPLTASGKVDCTALATSPEVVAARQPGVYVAPVTPTEQWLADVWGAALTYEHVSSEDEFFACGGNSLIAVALVNRINKQFGIRLPLQVLFETPKLRDLAARMDDDATTPVCRMIPLATEGGFAPVFCWPGLGGYPMNLRLLSQQAGLDRPFYGIQAHGINAGEIPYDTIREMAAADLAEIRRIQPSGPYTLWGYSFGARVAFETAWQLEQAGEKVERLFLICPGNPKIRQEDGHAHGREASYDNPAYVTILCSVFTGTVHGPALDTCLAQTHDEDSFVSCIHDLLPSLDEDTIRRITRIVGITYEFDYSFRELTEHTVEAPITLFKAQGDDYSFVESHAGYSAMPPTVVHLKGDHYGVLKPHGLPELLTATRTAMGLISK; the protein is encoded by the coding sequence ATGAAGACTGCGAGCGCACTGAAATCCGGCACACCCCTCACGGGCCTGTGCCTGCCCGGCCTGGTGGCCCGTCAGGCCGCGCTGCGTCCGGAGGCCACGGCGGTCACCTTCCGCGGCGAACGGCTCAGCTACCGTGAACTCGACCGGCAGAGCCGGGACCTCGGCGCCCGTCTCGCCCGGCTCGGCGTCGGCCCCGACACCTGCGTCGGTCTGTTCACCGAGCCGTCCCTGGACCTGATGACCGGAGTGTGGGGCATCCTCGGCGCGGGCGCCGCCTATCTGCCGCTGTCCCCGGACTACCCCGAGGACCGGCTGCGCTACATGATCGAGGACTCCGGGGCGTCCGTCATCGTCACCCAGGAACACCTGCGCGAGCGTCTGGCCGCCCTCGCGCCGAGGCATGTCCTGGTGCTCACACCGGCGGAAGTGACGCCGGGCCCAGCCGGCCGCACCGCCTTACCCGGCCGGCAGCCCGGCCATCTCGCCTACGTCATCTACACCTCGGGCAGCACCGGCCGGCCCAAGGGCGTGGGGATCGAGAACCGGGCCATCGCCGGCCAGCTCCGCTGGCTCGCCTCCCGCGGCTATCTCGGACCGCGGGTCACCATCCTGCAGAAGACGCCGATGAGCTTCGACGCCGCCCAATGGGAGATCCTCGCCCCGGCCGCCGGCACCCATGTCGTCATGGGCACCCCGGGCATCCACCGGGACCCGCAGGCCATCGTCGAAGCCGTACGCACCCACGGCGTCACCCACCTGCAGTGCGTGCCGACACTGCTCCAAGCCCTCCTGGACACCGAGGAGTTCACCTCCTGCAGCTCACTGCGGCGCGTCTTCTCCGGCGGCGAGGCGCTCACCCACAAACTGGCCCGCGACTTCTTCCACGGCCTGCCGGGCGCGTCCCTGGTCAACCTCTACGGGCCGACCGAGACCACCATCAACGCCACCTTCCACGAGGTCGACCCCGCGGCCATCGACGGCGGCACGTCCCGCACCGTACCCATCGGCGTGCCCGTCGACGACGTCTCGGCGTACGTCCTGGACGAGAACCTGGCACCGGTCGCCACCGGTGTGGCCGGCGAACTGTATCTGGGCGGCGCCCAACTGGCCCGCGGCTATCTCGGCCACCCCGAGCAGACCCTGGAACGCTTCGTCGCCTCGCCGTTCGAGCCGGGCGAGCGCCTGTACCGCACGGGTGACGTGTGCCTGTGGAACCCGGACGGCACCCTGCAGTTCGCGGGCCGCGCCGACAACCAGGTCAAGCTGCGCGGCTATCGCGTGGAGCTGGAGGAGGTGGCCTCGCGCATCGAGGAGCACACCTGGGTGCGCCGCGCCGCAGCGATCGTCACCGACGACCCGCGCACCGGCCATCCGGCGCTGATCGCGTGCGTCGAGCTGGACCCCCGTACGGCAGCCGTCATGGACCAGGGCTCGCACGCCGCCCACCACCAGTCCAAGGCGTCCAAACTCCAGGTCAAGGCACAGCTGTCCAACCCGGGCCTGCGCGAGCCGACAGAACTCGCGGGCCGCCCGGCCATCGCCCTGCCGGGCCACACGGAGACCCCCGAGCAGCGCCGGGAGACCTTCGCCCGCAAGACGTACCGCTTCTACGACGGCGGCCCGGTCACCCGCGAGGACCTCCTCACCGTGCTCGCACCGCGCCCCGTACCGGCGCACTCCCGGCCGCTGAGCGAACTGACCCCGGCCGAACTGGGCCGGATCCTGCGCTGGTTCGGCCAGTTCCACAGCGAGGAACGGCTGCTGCCGAAGTACTCCTACGCCTCACCAGGCGCCCTGTACGCCACCCAGCTGTACATCGAGTCCGGCGGCGTCGCGGGTCTCGTGCCCGGCGTGTACTACTACCACCCGGTAGACCACGGCCTGGTCCGCGTAGGCGACGGCACCGGCCACTGCCCGGACGGCGGGCTGCTGGCGCACTTCCTCGGCAAACGGCGGGCGATCGAACCCGTCTACCGGACCAACATCCAGGAAGTGCTGGAATTCGAGACCGGCCATATGGTGGGCGTGTTCGAGGAGGTGCTGCCCTCCCATGGCCTGACCATCGCCCCGCTCGGCCACTTCCCGCCGGTCAAGGACGTCCTGGACGTCGCCGAGGAGGACCACTACCTCGGCACCTTCGAGATCACCGCGAACGACGGCCGGCCCCGCCAGGACCCCACCGAACTGTACGTCCAGGCCCACCCGGGCCGCGTCGAGGGCCTGCCCGGCGGTCAGTACCGCTACCGCGACGGGGCGCTGGAGCGCATCGGCGACGACCTGATCGAGGTCCGGCACGTCATCGCCATCAACCAGGGCGTGTACGACCGCGCGAGCTTCGGGATCAGCGCGGTCAGCCGGGCCCTTGATCCCTGGCTGGAGTACATCGCCCTCGGCACCCGTATGCACCACTTCCAGCGCACGCCGGGCTTCGGCTTCATGTCCTCGGGCTACTCCTCCAAGTCCGGGCATCCGCTGCCCGCGGCCCGCCGCCTCGACGACATCCTCGGCTCGGCCGGCATCCTCGGTGGCCCGTCGTACTTCTTCCTCGGCGGCCGGGTCAGCGACGAGCAGGTGACCGGCGAGGGCATGTACGAGGACGCGGTGCACACCAAGGGGCCGGCGGAGATGATCCGCGACGAACTGGCCCGCTCCCTGCCCGATTTCATGCTCCCGAACCGGGTCCTCGTCCTCGACGCGCTGCCGCTGACGGCCAGCGGCAAGGTCGACTGCACAGCCCTGGCCACCTCCCCCGAGGTGGTCGCCGCGCGGCAGCCCGGGGTGTACGTGGCACCGGTGACGCCGACCGAGCAGTGGCTTGCGGACGTCTGGGGCGCGGCGCTGACGTACGAGCACGTCTCAAGCGAGGACGAGTTCTTCGCCTGCGGCGGCAACTCGCTGATCGCCGTGGCCCTGGTCAACAGGATCAACAAGCAGTTCGGCATCCGGCTCCCGCTCCAGGTCCTCTTCGAGACGCCGAAGCTGCGCGACCTGGCCGCGCGCATGGACGACGATGCGACGACCCCGGTCTGCCGGATGATCCCCCTGGCCACGGAGGGCGGCTTCGCCCCGGTCTTCTGCTGGCCGGGCCTCGGCGGTTACCCGATGAACCTGCGCCTGCTGAGCCAGCAGGCCGGCCTGGACCGCCCGTTCTACGGCATCCAGGCGCACGGCATCAACGCCGGAGAGATCCCGTACGACACCATCCGCGAGATGGCCGCCGCGGACCTCGCGGAGATCCGCCGTATCCAGCCGAGCGGCCCCTACACGCTGTGGGGCTACTCCTTCGGTGCCCGGGTCGCCTTCGAGACGGCCTGGCAGCTGGAACAGGCCGGGGAGAAGGTCGAGCGCCTGTTCCTGATCTGCCCCGGCAACCCGAAGATCCGCCAGGAGGACGGCCACGCCCACGGCCGGGAGGCGTCGTACGACAACCCGGCGTACGTCACGATCCTCTGCTCCGTCTTCACCGGCACAGTGCACGGCCCGGCCCTGGACACCTGCCTGGCCCAGACCCATGACGAGGACAGCTTCGTCTCCTGCATCCACGATCTGCTGCCGTCCCTGGACGAGGACACGATCCGCCGCATCACCCGCATCGTCGGCATCACCTACGAGTTCGACTACTCCTTCCGCGAGCTGACCGAACACACGGTGGAGGCACCCATCACCCTCTTCAAGGCCCAGGGAGACGACTACTCCTTCGTCGAGTCCCACGCCGGATACTCGGCCATGCCGCCCACCGTCGTCCATCTGAAGGGCGACCACTACGGCGTCCTGAAGCCCCACGGCCTGCCGGAACTGCTCACCGCGACCCGCACCGCCATGGGCCTCATCTCCAAGTAG
- a CDS encoding NAD(P)H-dependent oxidoreductase has product MTKIVLVPGSIRRDSLNASVLATVRRLLAERADGDEYEIDTLSVGRLPLYDWDVEQACGTDVVHAAEDLVRDADTLVVSTPSYNGELPGRPQERPGLALVSGRPGDGPLTGRTVAPASASPGARGAVAAVLTRCDAQVVDHDLVAVGRAGQLRAGDGGFTDPSACPDCGARSPWITPLTAAVREPCVPLPLSSRSFAP; this is encoded by the coding sequence GTGACAAAGATTGTCCTCGTCCCCGGAAGCATCCGTCGGGACTCGCTCAACGCCTCCGTTCTTGCCACCGTGCGCCGGCTGCTGGCCGAGCGGGCGGACGGGGACGAGTACGAAATCGACACCCTGTCGGTGGGGCGACTCCCACTGTACGACTGGGACGTCGAACAGGCATGTGGAACCGACGTGGTGCACGCCGCCGAGGATCTGGTACGGGACGCGGACACGCTCGTCGTCAGCACGCCCTCGTACAACGGCGAGCTGCCGGGGCGTCCTCAAGAACGCCCTGGGCTCGCTCTCGTGTCCGGCCGGCCCGGGGACGGCCCGCTCACCGGCAGGACGGTCGCGCCGGCGAGCGCCTCGCCCGGAGCGCGCGGCGCGGTGGCGGCCGTACTGACCCGCTGCGATGCTCAAGTGGTGGACCATGACCTGGTCGCGGTGGGCAGGGCCGGCCAACTGCGCGCCGGTGACGGCGGCTTCACCGACCCGAGTGCGTGTCCGGATTGCGGCGCCAGGAGCCCGTGGATCACTCCGCTCACGGCGGCAGTGAGGGAGCCTTGTGTGCCGCTGCCGTTGTCCTCCCGCTCCTTCGCGCCTTGA
- a CDS encoding heavy metal-binding domain-containing protein → MTVFNPAEGTPDGVSAQGVPADAMRRLAELQPGKPGSIFTSDLSVNEFLLVREAGFRPIGLVLGSSIYHVGIQLGRWGKNQELTTLSQAMYHARELAMTRMEAEAAQLGADGVVGVRLSVEAREFGSDIAEFIAVGTAVKADHPAPGAGGGSWRNLKGQPFTSDLNGQDFWTLIRAGYAPLGMVMGTCVYHIAHQKMGQMFSNIGKNVEIEQFTQALYDARELAMARMQHEAEELRAEGVVGVQLNAHNHRWGGHTTEFFAIGTAVRPLREDHVIERPTMVLSLDG, encoded by the coding sequence ATGACCGTCTTCAACCCCGCCGAGGGCACTCCCGACGGCGTGTCCGCCCAGGGTGTGCCCGCCGACGCGATGCGGCGGCTCGCCGAGCTGCAGCCGGGCAAGCCGGGATCGATCTTCACCAGCGACCTGTCGGTCAACGAGTTCCTGCTCGTGCGCGAGGCGGGATTCCGGCCCATCGGCCTGGTCCTGGGCAGCTCGATCTACCACGTGGGCATCCAGCTGGGCCGCTGGGGGAAGAACCAGGAGCTGACGACGCTCAGCCAGGCGATGTACCACGCCCGTGAGCTGGCGATGACCCGCATGGAAGCCGAGGCCGCGCAGCTGGGCGCGGACGGTGTCGTCGGCGTGCGGCTCAGCGTCGAGGCCCGTGAATTCGGCAGCGACATCGCGGAGTTCATCGCGGTCGGTACTGCCGTCAAGGCCGATCACCCGGCGCCGGGCGCGGGCGGCGGCAGCTGGCGCAACCTCAAGGGCCAGCCGTTCACCTCGGACCTCAACGGCCAGGACTTCTGGACACTCATCCGCGCCGGCTACGCCCCACTCGGCATGGTGATGGGTACCTGCGTCTACCACATCGCGCACCAGAAGATGGGGCAGATGTTCTCCAACATCGGCAAGAACGTGGAGATCGAGCAGTTCACGCAGGCGCTGTACGACGCACGGGAGCTGGCGATGGCGAGGATGCAGCACGAGGCGGAGGAGCTGCGGGCGGAGGGCGTCGTCGGGGTGCAGCTCAATGCGCACAACCACCGCTGGGGTGGTCACACCACCGAGTTCTTCGCGATCGGCACAGCCGTACGGCCGCTGCGCGAGGACCACGTCATCGAGCGCCCGACGATGGTGCTCAGCCTGGACGGGTGA